One Nocardioides oleivorans DNA segment encodes these proteins:
- the scpA gene encoding methylmalonyl-CoA mutase: MTIPKNFAEVGLGADTPRSLRDGASAARPADESEPWSSPEGIDILPVYGPEHLAGLDGLDTWPGIAPFLRGPYPTMYTTQPWTVRQYAGFSTAEASNAFYRRNLAAGQKGLSVAFDLATHRGYDSDHPRVRGDVGMAGVAIDSIYDTRTLFDGIPLDEMSVSMTMNGAVLPVLALYIAAAEEQGVKPEQLAGTIQNDILKEFMVRNTYIYPPSPSMRIISDIFAFTSQKMPRFNSISISGYHIQEAGATADLELAYTLADGVEYIRAGLETGMTIDQFAPRLSFFWAIGMNFFMEVAKMRAARALWARLVDDFDPQNPKSRSLRTHSQTSGWSLTAQDVFNNVGRTCIEAMASTQGHTQSLHTNALDEAIALPTDFSARIARNTQLLLQQESGTTQVIDPWAGSYYVEKLTHDLAERAWAHIQEAERAGGMAAAIEQGIPKMRIEEAAARTQARIDSGAQKVIGVNTFRLAAEDKLDVLKVDNDDVYQQQVAKLERLRAERNDDDVRRALEALTASAERGAVGGGSLEGNLLALAVDAARAKATVGEISDALEKVYGRHQAVIRTISGVYRDEAAKSGGDGPEGSAVAAVLAATEEFEAEEGRRPRILVAKMGQDGHDRGQKVVVTAFADLGFDVDVGPLFSTPEEVAQQAIDADVHIVGVSSLAAGHLTLLPALKQALADQGRPDIMVVIGGVIPPDDVATLKEMGAAAVFLPGTVIAESALDLLARLRS, from the coding sequence ATGACGATCCCGAAGAACTTCGCCGAGGTCGGACTGGGTGCCGACACGCCTCGTTCCCTTCGAGACGGCGCCTCGGCTGCCCGACCAGCGGACGAGTCCGAGCCGTGGAGCAGCCCCGAGGGGATCGACATCCTGCCGGTCTACGGACCCGAGCACCTCGCGGGCCTCGACGGGCTCGACACGTGGCCGGGCATCGCGCCGTTCCTGCGCGGGCCCTACCCGACGATGTACACCACCCAGCCCTGGACGGTCCGGCAGTACGCCGGCTTCTCCACCGCCGAGGCGTCCAACGCGTTCTACCGCCGCAACCTCGCCGCCGGGCAGAAGGGCCTGTCGGTCGCCTTCGACCTCGCGACCCACCGCGGCTACGACTCCGACCACCCCCGCGTGCGCGGCGACGTCGGCATGGCCGGCGTGGCGATCGACTCGATCTACGACACCCGCACCCTCTTCGACGGGATCCCGCTCGACGAGATGTCGGTGTCGATGACGATGAACGGCGCCGTGCTGCCGGTGCTCGCGCTCTACATCGCGGCGGCCGAGGAGCAGGGGGTGAAGCCGGAGCAGCTCGCGGGGACCATCCAGAACGACATCCTCAAGGAGTTCATGGTCCGCAACACCTACATCTACCCGCCGTCGCCGAGCATGCGGATCATCAGCGACATCTTCGCCTTCACCTCGCAGAAGATGCCCCGCTTCAACTCGATCTCGATCTCCGGCTACCACATCCAGGAGGCTGGAGCGACGGCCGACCTCGAGCTGGCCTACACGCTGGCCGACGGCGTGGAGTACATCCGCGCGGGCCTGGAGACCGGCATGACGATCGACCAGTTCGCGCCGCGGCTGTCGTTCTTCTGGGCCATCGGGATGAACTTCTTCATGGAGGTCGCGAAGATGCGCGCGGCCCGGGCGCTGTGGGCCCGTCTCGTCGACGACTTCGACCCGCAGAACCCCAAGTCGCGCTCGCTGCGCACGCACAGCCAGACCTCGGGCTGGTCGCTGACCGCGCAGGACGTCTTCAACAACGTCGGCCGCACCTGCATCGAGGCGATGGCCTCCACGCAGGGCCACACGCAGTCGCTGCACACGAACGCGCTCGACGAGGCGATCGCGCTGCCGACCGACTTCTCGGCCCGGATCGCCCGCAACACCCAGCTGCTGCTGCAGCAGGAGTCCGGCACGACGCAGGTCATCGACCCGTGGGCCGGCTCCTACTACGTCGAGAAGCTCACCCACGACCTCGCCGAGCGCGCGTGGGCGCACATCCAGGAGGCCGAGCGCGCCGGCGGCATGGCCGCCGCGATCGAGCAGGGCATCCCGAAGATGCGCATCGAGGAGGCGGCCGCCCGCACCCAGGCGCGCATCGACTCGGGTGCGCAGAAGGTCATCGGGGTGAACACCTTCCGGCTCGCGGCCGAGGACAAGCTCGACGTGCTCAAGGTCGACAACGACGACGTCTACCAGCAGCAGGTCGCCAAGCTCGAGCGGCTGCGCGCCGAGCGCAACGACGACGACGTACGCCGTGCGCTGGAGGCGCTGACCGCCAGCGCCGAGCGCGGTGCGGTCGGCGGCGGCTCCCTCGAGGGCAACCTCCTCGCGCTGGCCGTCGACGCGGCCCGCGCCAAGGCGACCGTCGGCGAGATCTCCGACGCGCTGGAGAAGGTCTACGGTCGCCACCAGGCCGTGATCCGTACGATCAGCGGCGTGTACCGCGACGAGGCAGCCAAGTCCGGCGGGGACGGTCCCGAGGGCTCCGCGGTCGCCGCCGTGCTCGCCGCGACCGAGGAGTTCGAGGCCGAGGAGGGGCGCCGCCCGCGCATCCTCGTCGCCAAGATGGGCCAGGACGGCCACGACCGCGGCCAGAAGGTCGTCGTCACCGCCTTCGCCGACCTCGGCTTCGACGTCGACGTGGGGCCGCTGTTCTCCACGCCCGAGGAGGTCGCCCAGCAGGCGATCGACGCGGACGTCCACATCGTCGGGGTCTCCTCGCTGGCGGCCGGGCACCTCACGCTGCTGCCGGCGCTCAAGCAGGCGCTGGCCGACCAGGGCCGTCCCGACATCATGGTCGTCATCGGCGGCGTGATCCCGCCCGACGACGTGGCCACCCTCAAGGAGATGGGCGCCGCCGCGGTCTTCCTGCCCGGCACCGTGATCGCGGAGTCCGCGCTCGACCTGCTGGCGCGGCTGCGCAGCTGA
- a CDS encoding methylmalonyl-CoA mutase family protein: protein MTDPEAGPADGPADGPVDGGLAEPEELQPEEGSLRLVGDGDTYDVGAWETATAAVLRKARRLADDAPDSDVWAALTRTTLDGIEVAPIGQPSDLDGLTTSGRPARAGAWDVRTSLVGDDAAQMNEAALVDLDNGATSLHLDPSDLADTSAVATALRGVLLDLAPVSLDRPTAEQSEALARLLDDTAGDPHPRNNLSADPATALAFGERIGDDGSTVADTFVATVRRAQALGVLGAVVDGTALHDRGASDAQELGWTMAVGVHYLRLLAEAGFSVDEAAALLEFRYAVTDEQFPAIAKLRAARRLWARVLEVSGAQEVPQRQHVVTSRAIMGKVDPWVNMLRGTIAAFAAGVGGADAVTVIPFDERLGLPDALGRRIARNTSSLLIEESHVAAVTDPAGGSYAVEKLTDDLAVAGWAELGRIEADGGFGERAAAGVKERVAAVRAQRDAEVADRSRPLTGISEFPNLGEAIPERAPWGRAGVHYGSAFEDLRSEPAASPVFLATMGPIAAHTARATFATNLFAAGGVAVEAAGATGSVDDVVRAHAGQPVVCLAGTDAAYAEWGADLVAALRAAGATYVVLAGKPGERTALMQGNGPGDVDDSCAVGVDALGFLARIREELAR from the coding sequence ATGACCGACCCAGAAGCCGGCCCTGCCGACGGCCCTGCCGACGGCCCCGTCGACGGGGGGCTCGCGGAGCCCGAGGAGCTGCAGCCCGAGGAGGGCTCGCTCCGCCTGGTGGGCGACGGCGACACCTACGACGTGGGTGCCTGGGAGACGGCGACCGCGGCCGTCCTGCGCAAGGCGCGCCGCCTCGCCGACGACGCCCCGGACTCCGACGTCTGGGCGGCCCTGACCCGCACCACGCTCGACGGCATCGAGGTGGCCCCGATCGGCCAGCCGTCCGACCTCGACGGCCTGACCACCTCGGGCCGGCCCGCGCGTGCCGGTGCGTGGGACGTGCGCACCTCGCTCGTCGGCGACGACGCCGCGCAGATGAACGAGGCCGCGCTGGTCGATCTTGACAACGGCGCCACCTCGCTCCACCTCGACCCGTCCGACCTCGCCGACACCTCGGCCGTCGCCACCGCGCTGCGCGGCGTCCTGCTCGACCTCGCGCCGGTCAGCCTGGACCGACCGACCGCCGAGCAGTCCGAGGCGCTGGCCCGCCTGCTCGACGACACCGCGGGCGACCCGCACCCTCGCAACAACCTGTCCGCCGACCCGGCGACCGCGCTGGCGTTCGGCGAGCGCATCGGTGACGACGGCTCGACGGTGGCGGACACGTTCGTCGCGACCGTACGCCGGGCGCAGGCCCTCGGCGTGCTCGGAGCCGTCGTCGACGGCACGGCGCTGCACGACCGCGGCGCGAGCGACGCCCAGGAGCTCGGCTGGACCATGGCCGTCGGCGTCCACTACCTCCGCCTGCTGGCCGAGGCCGGCTTCTCCGTCGACGAGGCCGCCGCGCTCCTCGAGTTCCGCTACGCCGTCACCGACGAGCAGTTCCCGGCGATCGCCAAGCTCCGCGCGGCCCGCCGGCTGTGGGCGCGAGTGCTCGAGGTGTCGGGTGCGCAGGAGGTCCCCCAGCGCCAGCACGTCGTCACGAGCCGCGCGATCATGGGCAAGGTCGACCCCTGGGTCAACATGCTCCGCGGCACCATCGCCGCCTTCGCGGCCGGCGTCGGTGGCGCCGACGCGGTGACGGTGATCCCGTTCGACGAGCGGCTCGGCCTGCCCGACGCCCTCGGCCGCCGCATCGCCCGCAACACCTCCTCGCTCCTCATCGAGGAGTCGCACGTCGCCGCGGTGACGGACCCCGCCGGGGGGTCGTACGCCGTCGAGAAGCTCACCGACGACCTCGCCGTCGCCGGCTGGGCGGAGCTGGGCCGGATCGAGGCCGACGGTGGCTTCGGCGAGCGGGCCGCGGCGGGTGTCAAGGAGCGGGTCGCTGCCGTCCGCGCCCAGCGCGACGCCGAGGTCGCCGACCGCTCGCGCCCCCTGACCGGCATCTCGGAGTTCCCGAACCTCGGCGAGGCGATCCCGGAGCGCGCCCCCTGGGGCCGCGCCGGTGTGCACTACGGCTCCGCCTTCGAGGACCTGCGCTCCGAGCCCGCTGCGAGCCCGGTCTTCCTCGCCACGATGGGGCCCATCGCGGCCCACACCGCGCGCGCCACCTTCGCGACCAACCTGTTCGCAGCCGGCGGCGTCGCCGTCGAGGCCGCCGGTGCCACCGGCTCGGTCGACGACGTCGTGCGTGCCCACGCCGGGCAGCCCGTGGTGTGCCTGGCCGGCACCGACGCGGCGTACGCCGAGTGGGGCGCCGATCTCGTCGCCGCGCTGCGTGCGGCAGGCGCGACGTACGTCGTGCTGGCGGGCAAGCCGGGGGAGCGGACCGCCCTCATGCAAGGCAATGGGCCTGGCGACGTGGACGACTCGTGCGCCGTGGGAGTCGATGCGCTCGGCTTCCTGGCCCGGATCCGAGAGGAGCTCGCCCGATGA
- a CDS encoding DUF4328 domain-containing protein, whose protein sequence is MSTPGEGWYADPRDGRWLRWWDGHRWTEHVHPVAPTPTAHHPDLPRRWALLSALTQLALVGMVVSSTYGIWVDRQVLAFDEEVRLLPDSVTPADGRRIDSLLLSTLPASAWMLVTGVLFIGWLYTAHHSSRMDRSVMRHDSGWAIGGWFVPVMNFWQPFRVVTDVRRGATGDPRTVVPLSQVWWWGLFAGQYVLSWGAQLRASATAAAYPDAPALGYSRVVVDVARVHQWTSLMTIAAAVLAIVVVRDLTRLVLTDRTGQDQFRNATTGLTG, encoded by the coding sequence ATGTCGACTCCGGGGGAGGGTTGGTACGCCGACCCGCGTGACGGTCGGTGGCTGCGCTGGTGGGACGGGCACCGATGGACCGAGCACGTCCACCCCGTCGCACCGACGCCCACGGCGCACCACCCCGACCTGCCTCGTCGGTGGGCACTGTTGTCGGCCCTCACCCAGCTCGCGCTCGTCGGCATGGTGGTCTCGAGCACCTACGGCATCTGGGTCGATCGCCAGGTCCTGGCCTTCGACGAGGAGGTGCGCCTGCTCCCCGACTCCGTGACCCCGGCCGACGGCCGGCGCATCGACTCGCTGCTGCTGTCGACCCTCCCCGCCAGCGCGTGGATGCTGGTGACCGGCGTCCTCTTCATCGGCTGGCTCTACACCGCGCACCACAGCAGTCGCATGGACCGCTCCGTCATGCGGCACGACTCCGGCTGGGCGATCGGCGGCTGGTTCGTGCCGGTGATGAACTTCTGGCAGCCGTTCCGGGTCGTCACCGACGTCCGCCGCGGCGCCACGGGCGACCCGCGGACGGTGGTCCCCCTCAGCCAGGTGTGGTGGTGGGGACTGTTCGCCGGGCAGTACGTCCTCAGCTGGGGCGCGCAGCTGCGGGCGAGCGCCACTGCCGCGGCCTACCCGGACGCCCCCGCCCTCGGCTACTCCCGCGTCGTGGTCGACGTCGCGCGGGTGCACCAGTGGACGTCGCTGATGACGATCGCGGCGGCCGTGCTGGCGATCGTGGTGGTCCGCGACCTGACCCGACTGGTGCTCACCGACAGAACTGGACAAGATCAATTCAGAAACGCGACAACAGGATTGACAGGCTGA
- a CDS encoding BCCT family transporter, whose product MKRILKDVDPIVFWGSALLIGVFVAWGLFAPTSLGSVMTSALGWVIGNFGWVFVLIAFAVLVLCIFLALHPWGRLRLGPDDSRPEFGTFSWISMMFAAGLGAGLLFYGITEPVSHWTSPPHGLADPESEAAALVALRYTYFHWGFNGWAMYAVMGGAMAYFSFRKGLPILVSSTFTPILGPDANNRPIGRLIDALAIVATLFGTATALGLNGLQLNSGLNYLLDVPKSNAVAVAIIVVVTLLFVISATSGVEKGINFLANLGSFATIGLFLFFLVVGGSTVLVISQGIESIGNYVIQVLPMSLQTGVGDEQWMAGWTLFYWAWWVSWAPFVGMFVARISRGRTIREFIIGVVAAPTGFGFLWFAIVGGTGIELQRSGKADIVGSLATPELSLFTALDVLPIPAISAGLCIVLIALFFISGADAASVVMATMASRGSITPSKFVTVVLGLLMGGIACAMLLVGGLTALQQAAILGSVPFTFVLVGVAWCWVKALREEGREPKRDGPEDGVRPQQRARAGDAS is encoded by the coding sequence GTGAAGCGCATCCTGAAGGACGTCGACCCCATCGTGTTCTGGGGCTCGGCCTTGCTGATCGGCGTCTTCGTCGCCTGGGGCCTCTTCGCCCCCACCAGCCTCGGCAGCGTCATGACGAGCGCGCTCGGCTGGGTGATCGGCAACTTCGGCTGGGTGTTCGTGCTGATCGCCTTCGCCGTCCTCGTGCTCTGCATCTTCCTCGCGCTCCACCCGTGGGGCCGGCTGCGGCTCGGCCCCGACGACTCGCGCCCGGAGTTCGGCACGTTCTCGTGGATCTCGATGATGTTCGCCGCCGGTCTCGGTGCCGGCCTCCTCTTCTACGGCATCACCGAGCCCGTCTCGCACTGGACGTCACCGCCCCACGGCCTGGCCGACCCCGAGTCGGAGGCCGCGGCGCTGGTGGCCCTGCGCTACACCTACTTCCACTGGGGCTTCAACGGCTGGGCGATGTACGCCGTCATGGGCGGCGCGATGGCCTACTTCAGCTTCCGCAAGGGGCTGCCGATCCTGGTGAGCTCGACCTTCACCCCGATCCTCGGGCCCGACGCCAACAACAGGCCCATCGGCCGCCTGATCGACGCCCTGGCGATCGTCGCCACGCTCTTCGGCACCGCCACTGCCCTGGGGCTCAACGGGCTCCAGCTCAACAGCGGGCTCAACTACCTGCTGGACGTGCCGAAGTCCAACGCCGTCGCGGTCGCGATCATCGTGGTGGTGACGCTGCTCTTCGTCATCTCCGCGACGTCGGGTGTCGAGAAGGGCATCAACTTCCTGGCCAACCTCGGCTCGTTCGCCACGATCGGCCTCTTCCTCTTCTTCCTGGTCGTCGGCGGCTCGACCGTCCTGGTGATCTCGCAGGGCATCGAGTCGATCGGCAACTACGTCATCCAGGTGCTGCCGATGTCGCTCCAGACCGGCGTCGGCGACGAGCAGTGGATGGCCGGCTGGACGCTCTTCTACTGGGCCTGGTGGGTCTCGTGGGCCCCCTTCGTCGGCATGTTCGTCGCCCGCATCTCGCGTGGTCGCACGATCCGCGAGTTCATCATCGGCGTGGTCGCCGCACCCACCGGCTTCGGCTTCCTCTGGTTCGCCATCGTCGGCGGCACGGGCATCGAGCTCCAGCGCAGCGGCAAGGCCGACATCGTCGGCTCGCTGGCCACGCCCGAGCTCTCGCTCTTCACCGCACTCGACGTGCTCCCGATCCCCGCCATCAGCGCCGGCCTCTGCATCGTGCTGATCGCGCTGTTCTTCATCAGCGGCGCCGACGCCGCATCGGTCGTGATGGCCACCATGGCCTCGCGCGGGTCGATCACGCCGTCGAAGTTCGTCACCGTCGTGCTCGGCCTGCTGATGGGCGGCATCGCCTGCGCGATGCTCCTCGTCGGCGGACTCACCGCGCTCCAGCAGGCGGCGATCCTGGGCTCGGTGCCCTTCACGTTCGTCCTGGTCGGCGTCGCGTGGTGCTGGGTCAAGGCGCTGCGCGAGGAGGGCCGCGAGCCGAAGCGCGACGGGCCGGAGGACGGCGTACGACCCCAGCAGCGCGCACGGGCCGGAGACGCCTCGTGA
- a CDS encoding glycine betaine ABC transporter substrate-binding protein codes for MRRARALVAVVALGAALLTACGENSERDASQQPQGASLRVTIGTQEFPEALVLGELWRQALAVNGYTVNLRKAVGPAEDLDQALRDGEVDGYVAYTGTVLSIVAGEEVTGLDPEQTYEAVRDYYEGQDMVVSEQTPFENKDAIAVADAFAEENGLTSIADLADLDSFVLGARPEFEDLDLGLVGLQEVYGLDNARFVPSELGDQYAMLDDGDADAVDAFTTDPQLSGGRYTLLDDPELLFGSQNVVMVVDEGKLDSIDSEAFMNVIDTVNSELSEDAMVQMNAEVTDGRSEVDVARSFLRRVGLMTPLRS; via the coding sequence ATGCGCCGCGCACGTGCCCTCGTGGCAGTCGTCGCCCTCGGCGCCGCGCTCCTCACGGCCTGCGGGGAGAACTCCGAGCGGGACGCCTCGCAGCAGCCGCAGGGCGCGTCGCTGCGCGTCACGATCGGCACGCAGGAGTTCCCCGAGGCGCTGGTGCTCGGCGAGCTCTGGCGCCAGGCGCTGGCGGTCAACGGCTACACCGTCAACCTGCGCAAGGCGGTCGGTCCTGCCGAGGACCTCGACCAGGCCCTGCGCGACGGCGAGGTCGACGGGTACGTCGCCTACACCGGCACGGTGCTCTCCATCGTCGCCGGCGAGGAGGTCACCGGCCTCGACCCCGAGCAGACCTACGAGGCGGTGCGCGACTACTACGAGGGCCAGGACATGGTCGTCAGCGAGCAGACGCCCTTCGAGAACAAGGACGCCATCGCCGTGGCCGACGCGTTCGCCGAGGAGAACGGCCTCACCTCGATCGCCGACCTCGCCGACCTCGACTCCTTCGTGCTGGGCGCCCGCCCCGAGTTCGAGGACCTCGACCTCGGCCTCGTCGGACTGCAGGAGGTCTACGGCCTCGACAACGCCCGCTTCGTGCCGTCGGAGCTCGGTGACCAGTACGCCATGCTCGACGACGGCGACGCCGACGCGGTCGACGCCTTCACCACCGACCCGCAGCTCAGCGGCGGGCGCTACACGCTCCTCGACGACCCCGAGCTGCTCTTCGGCTCGCAGAACGTCGTGATGGTCGTCGACGAGGGCAAGCTCGACTCGATCGACTCCGAGGCCTTCATGAACGTCATCGACACCGTCAACTCCGAGCTCAGCGAGGACGCGATGGTGCAGATGAACGCCGAGGTCACCGACGGCCGGAGCGAGGTCGACGTGGCCCGCTCGTTCCTGCGTCGGGTCGGCCTGATGACCCCGCTGCGCAGCTGA
- a CDS encoding Hsp20/alpha crystallin family protein, whose product MPDRRNPFEGVTDFVSELSRLRTLGVHGSMESAEVAERTHASAWVPSTDILARGDDLLIRIELAGVDPEDVDLRFSHGVLTVSGARHAEDDGEDGAAFLVRERYYGEFRRAITLPEKTTPDDIEAAFEDGLVTVTVTGAAADSESSRIQVAHKSRGARSRRKPTS is encoded by the coding sequence ATGCCCGACCGCCGCAACCCGTTCGAGGGCGTGACCGACTTCGTCAGCGAGCTGTCGCGCCTCCGCACACTCGGCGTGCACGGCTCGATGGAGTCCGCCGAGGTTGCCGAGCGCACCCACGCCTCGGCCTGGGTGCCGAGCACCGACATCCTCGCCCGTGGCGACGACCTGCTCATCCGGATCGAGCTGGCCGGCGTCGACCCCGAGGACGTCGACCTCCGGTTCAGCCACGGCGTGCTCACCGTGTCCGGCGCGCGCCACGCCGAGGACGACGGCGAGGACGGCGCGGCCTTCCTGGTGCGCGAGCGCTACTACGGCGAGTTCCGTCGCGCCATCACGCTCCCGGAGAAGACCACCCCCGACGACATCGAGGCGGCCTTCGAGGACGGTCTCGTCACCGTCACCGTCACCGGGGCGGCGGCCGACAGCGAGAGCAGCCGGATCCAGGTCGCGCACAAGAGCCGTGGCGCGCGCTCGCGGCGCAAGCCGACCAGCTAG
- a CDS encoding succinate dehydrogenase/fumarate reductase iron-sulfur subunit: MAYDLKLRVWRGDGDGGELTDYTVEVSDGEVVLDALHRLQATQTGDLAIRWNCKAGKCGSCSAEINGRPRLMCMTRLSDFDETETITVTPMRTFPVIRDLVTDVSFNYEKAKELPYAELGPRDADGKRRMMQVDVERGQEFRKCIECFLCQDVCHVVRDHEDNKQHFAGPRFFIRYAELDMHPLDTHDRRKLAQDAAGLGMCNITKCCTEVCPEGIHITDNAIIPMKERVVDRKYDPLVWLGSKIGLRNKDNDGRAEV; encoded by the coding sequence ATGGCCTACGACCTCAAGCTCCGCGTCTGGCGCGGGGACGGCGACGGCGGCGAGCTGACCGACTACACCGTCGAGGTGTCCGACGGCGAGGTGGTCCTCGACGCGCTGCACCGCCTCCAGGCGACCCAGACCGGAGACCTGGCGATCCGCTGGAACTGCAAGGCCGGCAAGTGCGGCTCGTGCAGCGCGGAGATCAACGGGCGGCCGCGGCTGATGTGCATGACCCGGCTCTCCGACTTCGACGAGACCGAGACGATCACGGTCACCCCGATGCGCACCTTCCCGGTGATCCGCGACCTGGTGACCGACGTGTCGTTCAACTACGAGAAGGCCAAGGAGCTGCCGTACGCCGAGCTGGGCCCGCGGGACGCCGACGGCAAGCGCCGGATGATGCAGGTCGACGTGGAGCGCGGCCAGGAGTTCCGCAAGTGCATCGAGTGCTTCCTGTGCCAGGACGTGTGCCACGTGGTGCGCGACCACGAGGACAACAAGCAGCACTTCGCCGGCCCGCGCTTCTTCATCCGCTACGCCGAGCTCGACATGCACCCCCTCGACACCCACGACCGCCGCAAGCTGGCCCAGGACGCGGCGGGCCTGGGGATGTGCAACATCACCAAGTGCTGCACCGAGGTGTGCCCGGAGGGCATCCACATCACCGACAACGCGATCATCCCGATGAAGGAGCGCGTCGTCGACCGGAAGTACGACCCGCTGGTGTGGCTGGGCAGCAAGATCGGCCTGCGCAACAAGGACAATGACGGCCGCGCCGAGGTCTGA
- a CDS encoding fumarate reductase/succinate dehydrogenase flavoprotein subunit, whose translation MSDRHPMTGNEMSPDAQAGMERHAYDVVVIGAGGAGLRAAIAAHDAGARVAVVCKSLLGKAHTVMAEGGIAAAMGNRWPEDNWEVHFRDTMRGGKMLNHWRMAQLHAQQAPERVMELEDWGALFDRTDDGLISQRDFGGHKYARLAHVGDRTGLEMIRTLQQRTVQLGIDVFMELTITDLFKDPSTGPGRAGRISGAFGYWRETGRFVLFEAPAVILATGGIGKSFKVTSNSWEYTGDGHALALRAGASLINMEFVQFHPTGMVWPPSVKGLLVTESVRGDGGILKNSEGTRFMFDYIPEFFRAETADTVEEADAWYDDKKSNRRPPELLPRDEVARAINSEIKAGRGTPHGGIYLDIASRRSPDFIRKRLPSMYHQFKELADVDITAEPMEIGPTCHYVMGGVEVDPDTQESAVTGLYAVGECSGGMHGSNRLGGNSLGDLLVFGKLAGEAATSYATGLGSARPTVADADVEAASASAVAPFGTEGGENPYSIQADLQQSMNDLVGIIRTAGELERSLTEIEAFKERAKAMTVEGHRQYNPGWHLSIDLRNMLVVSESIAKAALAREESRGGHTRDDFPATDHEVWGHKNLVVSLDDAGTGVVLSEKPLPEMPDELKKYFETAPAEPKKES comes from the coding sequence ATGAGCGACCGCCATCCGATGACCGGCAACGAGATGTCGCCCGACGCGCAGGCGGGCATGGAGCGGCACGCGTACGACGTCGTGGTGATCGGCGCCGGGGGAGCGGGGCTGCGGGCGGCGATCGCCGCGCACGACGCGGGGGCCCGGGTCGCGGTGGTCTGCAAGTCGCTGCTCGGCAAGGCGCACACGGTCATGGCCGAGGGCGGCATCGCGGCGGCGATGGGCAACCGCTGGCCCGAGGACAACTGGGAGGTGCACTTCCGCGACACCATGCGCGGCGGGAAGATGCTCAACCACTGGCGGATGGCGCAGCTGCACGCGCAGCAGGCGCCCGAGCGGGTGATGGAGCTCGAGGACTGGGGCGCCCTGTTCGACCGCACCGACGACGGGCTGATCTCCCAGCGCGACTTCGGCGGCCACAAGTACGCCCGGCTCGCGCACGTCGGCGACCGCACCGGGCTGGAGATGATCCGCACCCTCCAGCAGCGCACCGTGCAGCTCGGCATCGACGTCTTCATGGAGCTGACGATCACCGACCTCTTCAAGGACCCCTCGACGGGCCCAGGGCGGGCGGGCAGGATCAGCGGCGCCTTCGGCTACTGGCGCGAGACCGGCCGCTTCGTGCTCTTCGAGGCACCGGCGGTGATCCTCGCGACCGGTGGCATCGGCAAGTCGTTCAAGGTCACCTCCAACTCGTGGGAGTACACCGGCGACGGCCACGCGCTCGCCCTGCGTGCCGGCGCCAGCCTCATCAACATGGAGTTCGTGCAGTTCCACCCGACCGGCATGGTCTGGCCGCCGTCGGTGAAGGGCCTGCTCGTCACCGAGTCGGTGCGCGGCGACGGCGGCATCCTGAAGAACTCCGAGGGCACGCGCTTCATGTTCGACTACATCCCCGAGTTCTTCCGGGCCGAGACCGCCGACACGGTGGAGGAGGCGGACGCCTGGTATGACGACAAGAAGAGCAACCGGCGCCCACCTGAGCTGCTGCCGCGCGACGAGGTCGCCCGCGCGATCAACTCCGAGATCAAGGCGGGCCGCGGCACTCCGCACGGAGGCATCTACCTCGACATCGCCTCGCGGCGCAGCCCGGATTTCATCCGCAAGCGCCTGCCGTCGATGTACCACCAGTTCAAGGAGCTCGCCGACGTCGACATCACCGCCGAGCCGATGGAGATCGGCCCGACCTGCCACTACGTGATGGGCGGCGTCGAGGTCGACCCCGACACCCAGGAGAGCGCCGTCACCGGGCTGTACGCCGTCGGCGAGTGCTCCGGCGGGATGCACGGCTCGAACCGGCTCGGCGGCAACTCGCTCGGCGACCTGCTGGTCTTCGGCAAGCTGGCCGGCGAGGCCGCGACGTCGTACGCCACTGGGCTGGGCAGCGCCCGGCCGACGGTCGCCGACGCCGACGTGGAGGCCGCCTCGGCGAGCGCGGTCGCACCCTTCGGGACCGAGGGTGGGGAGAACCCGTACTCCATCCAGGCCGACCTCCAGCAGTCGATGAACGACCTGGTCGGCATCATCCGCACCGCCGGCGAGCTCGAGCGGTCGCTCACCGAGATCGAGGCCTTCAAGGAGCGGGCGAAGGCGATGACGGTCGAGGGTCATCGGCAGTACAACCCCGGCTGGCACCTCTCGATCGACCTGCGCAACATGCTGGTCGTCTCGGAGTCGATCGCGAAGGCGGCGCTCGCGCGCGAGGAGTCGCGCGGCGGCCACACCCGCGACGACTTCCCGGCCACCGACCACGAGGTGTGGGGTCACAAGAACCTGGTGGTCAGCCTCGACGACGCCGGCACCGGCGTCGTGCTCAGCGAGAAACCGCTGCCCGAGATGCCCGACGAGCTCAAGAAGTACTTCGAGACCGCACCGGCCGAGCCGAAGAAGGAGTCCTGA